A genome region from Buchnera aphidicola (Cinara splendens) includes the following:
- the hisC gene encoding histidinol-phosphate transaminase: MKRLIPHHIYALQPYQSARRIGLTGRVYLNANESPWNNIIKYQHTNLNRYPEFQSSVLLNKYAQYSNISIDNILITRGADEGIELLVRAFCMPKNDKIMFFPPTYDMYAVIANMYNIKKKIIPILSSFQLDLINIKKHINDVKLIYICNPNNPTGNFFLKSDIISILDIIPLKTLLIIDEAYIDFSVKNSFVSKIHKYANLVILRTLSKAFGLSALRCGFVLSNSNIINVLKKVSAPYPIATPVSDLAIQSLQLENIKYVQENILQVVFNKDFLVKKLQSFSCVDYVFPSKTNFVLVRFFKSDIIFQHLLLHGIVVRDQSYKTGLNNCLRISIGTMKECQDIIQALCMLEGKKL; encoded by the coding sequence ATGAAACGTCTAATTCCGCATCATATATATGCTTTACAACCGTATCAATCTGCACGTCGAATTGGTTTGACTGGTCGCGTTTATTTAAATGCTAATGAATCTCCTTGGAATAATATTATTAAATATCAACATACTAATTTGAACCGATATCCAGAATTTCAATCATCTGTTTTATTAAATAAATATGCTCAGTATTCTAATATATCTATTGATAATATATTGATTACTAGAGGAGCAGATGAAGGAATAGAATTATTGGTTCGTGCTTTTTGTATGCCAAAAAATGATAAAATTATGTTTTTTCCACCAACATATGATATGTATGCAGTAATAGCGAATATGTATAATATTAAAAAAAAAATAATTCCAATACTATCTAGTTTTCAACTAGACTTGATAAATATAAAAAAGCATATTAATGATGTTAAATTAATTTATATTTGTAATCCAAATAATCCTACTGGAAATTTTTTTTTAAAAAGTGATATTATTAGTATTCTTGATATTATTCCATTAAAAACTTTATTAATAATTGATGAAGCGTATATTGATTTTTCTGTTAAAAATAGTTTTGTTTCAAAAATACATAAGTATGCTAATTTAGTTATTTTAAGGACTTTATCCAAAGCTTTTGGTTTATCTGCCTTAAGATGTGGTTTTGTTTTGTCTAATTCTAATATTATTAATGTTCTTAAAAAAGTATCAGCTCCTTATCCCATTGCCACTCCTGTTTCAGATCTTGCTATACAATCTCTACAATTAGAGAATATTAAATATGTTCAAGAAAACATTTTGCAAGTTGTATTTAATAAAGATTTTTTAGTTAAAAAATTACAGTCTTTTTCATGTGTAGATTATGTATTTCCTAGTAAAACTAATTTTGTTCTTGTTAGATTTTTTAAGTCTGATATTATTTTTCAACATTTGTTGTTACATGGAATTGTAGTTCGTGATCAATCATATAAAACAGGTTTAAATAATTGTTTAAGAATATCTATCGGAACTATGAAGGAATGTCAAGACATAATTCAAGCTTTATGTATGTTGGAAGGAAAAAAACTATAA
- the hisB gene encoding bifunctional histidinol-phosphatase/imidazoleglycerol-phosphate dehydratase HisB, whose amino-acid sequence MKKKFLFIDRDGTLIHEPKKTLQIDSFSKFFLEKDVIVSLLQLIKLDYKLVLITNQDGLGSASFPLNKFSKIHNLMLSIFSSQKIFFDSVLICPHFFRDKCNCRKPNTTLLKHWISDNKFDKKNSYVIGDRDTDIQLANNMGIKSFLYNSSLFSWKNIVDCLQRPNRFSEMSRNTFETKIFIKISLDIPIDNYINTGIHFLNHMLDQFRIHSGIYMYIDVVGDLWIDDHHTIEDIGITLGSALRHALGNKVGISRYGFTLPMDESICSCAIDVSGRSFLEFYAVFNNKYIGDLNACMIEHFFYSISQSMKITIHLHACGKNDHHCAESLFKAFGRTLKQAICLDGFSLPTSKGVL is encoded by the coding sequence ATGAAAAAAAAATTTTTATTTATTGATCGTGATGGTACATTAATTCATGAACCTAAAAAAACACTACAAATTGATAGTTTTAGTAAATTTTTTTTAGAAAAAGATGTGATTGTTTCTTTATTACAATTAATAAAACTTGATTATAAATTAGTTTTAATTACTAACCAAGATGGTTTAGGTAGTGCTTCTTTTCCTTTAAATAAATTTAGTAAAATACATAATTTAATGTTAAGTATTTTTTCTTCACAAAAAATTTTTTTTGACAGTGTTTTGATTTGTCCGCATTTTTTTCGAGATAAATGTAATTGTCGTAAACCAAATACTACTTTATTAAAACACTGGATTAGTGATAATAAGTTTGATAAAAAAAATAGTTATGTTATTGGAGATAGGGATACAGATATTCAATTAGCTAATAATATGGGTATAAAGAGTTTTTTGTATAATTCTAGTCTTTTTTCATGGAAGAATATAGTTGATTGTTTACAACGTCCTAATCGGTTTTCAGAAATGTCACGAAATACTTTTGAAACAAAAATATTTATAAAAATTAGCCTGGATATTCCTATTGACAACTATATAAATACTGGTATTCACTTTTTAAATCATATGTTAGATCAATTTAGAATTCATAGCGGTATTTACATGTACATTGATGTTGTGGGAGATTTATGGATTGATGATCACCATACAATTGAAGACATTGGAATTACACTAGGATCTGCTTTAAGACATGCTTTGGGAAATAAAGTTGGGATTTCTAGGTATGGATTTACATTACCAATGGACGAAAGTATTTGTTCATGTGCTATCGATGTATCTGGTCGTTCTTTTTTAGAATTTTATGCTGTTTTTAATAATAAATATATTGGCGATTTAAATGCTTGTATGATAGAACATTTTTTTTATTCAATTAGTCAATCTATGAAAATTACTATTCATTTGCATGCTTGCGGTAAAAATGATCATCATTGCGCTGAAAGTTTATTTAAAGCGTTTGGTAGAACTTTGAAACAAGCTATTTGTTTGGATGGTTTTAGTTTACCTACTTCAAAAGGTGTTTTATAA
- the hisH gene encoding imidazole glycerol phosphate synthase subunit HisH, protein MSIVIINTGFSNLYSIRSAIRRVGYTSSITNSIHDIKVADKIFLPGIGTASSAIKMLTQNHLLSFIKKTNQPILGICLGMQLLGKYSYEGKKCILLNKISSSIKKLPNKHYSVPHIGWNTVHYTNSHILFKNIDNNTRFYFLHSYYMDINPYTISTSIHGLQFCSSVAVQNFFGVQFHPEKSGCAGEQLIKNFLEI, encoded by the coding sequence ATGTCAATTGTAATTATTAATACCGGTTTTTCTAATTTATACTCTATTAGGAGTGCCATACGCAGGGTAGGATATACATCAAGTATTACTAATTCAATTCATGATATTAAAGTAGCTGATAAAATATTTTTGCCAGGTATAGGTACTGCTTCTTCTGCAATAAAAATGCTAACACAAAATCATTTATTATCATTTATAAAAAAGACAAATCAACCAATTTTAGGGATTTGTTTAGGTATGCAGTTGTTAGGAAAATATAGTTATGAAGGAAAAAAATGTATTTTATTAAATAAAATATCTAGTTCAATAAAAAAACTACCGAATAAACACTATTCTGTTCCACATATTGGTTGGAATACTGTACATTATACAAATTCTCATATTTTGTTTAAAAATATAGATAATAATACTCGATTTTATTTTTTACACAGTTATTATATGGATATTAATCCATATACTATTTCTACATCAATACACGGTCTTCAGTTTTGTTCTTCAGTTGCAGTACAAAATTTTTTTGGAGTACAATTTCATCCAGAAAAATCAGGATGTGCTGGAGAACAGTTAATTAAAAATTTTTTAGAGATATAA
- a CDS encoding 1-(5-phosphoribosyl)-5-[(5-phosphoribosylamino)methylideneamino] imidazole-4-carboxamide isomerase, which produces MIIPSLDFINGRIVRLYQGNYSNKTLYDIDIFKYIDQCINEGLTHIHLVDLDGCNNPKNRQKHILKIISYYRNKITFQVGGGIRFIRDVEDLLNMGVSKIVIGTIAIDKPDQFKKWLCKYGSDKFILATDVYITDNNDSKLAIHGWKTITDINLESILDKFIPYGLKNILCTDISRDGTFLGPNVVLYKNLKKQFPNIMLQASGGINSLSDVCLLKKCNVDHVIVGRALLEKNFTFSEAQQCWQKE; this is translated from the coding sequence ATGATTATTCCATCCTTAGATTTTATTAATGGTAGAATTGTACGACTATATCAAGGTAACTATAGTAATAAAACGTTATATGATATTGATATTTTCAAATATATAGACCAATGTATTAATGAAGGTTTAACACATATACATTTAGTAGATTTAGATGGATGTAATAATCCCAAAAATCGTCAGAAACATATTTTAAAAATTATTTCTTATTATCGTAATAAAATTACTTTTCAGGTAGGTGGAGGAATTCGTTTTATACGTGATGTAGAAGATTTATTAAACATGGGAGTTTCAAAAATCGTAATAGGCACTATTGCTATTGATAAACCTGATCAATTTAAAAAATGGCTATGTAAATATGGTAGTGATAAATTTATATTAGCTACAGATGTATATATCACCGATAATAATGACAGTAAACTTGCTATTCATGGCTGGAAAACTATTACTGATATTAACTTAGAAAGTATACTTGATAAGTTTATTCCTTATGGATTAAAGAATATTTTATGTACAGATATATCAAGAGATGGAACGTTTTTAGGTCCTAATGTAGTTTTATATAAAAATTTAAAAAAACAATTTCCAAATATAATGTTACAAGCTTCAGGAGGAATTAATTCTCTTTCAGATGTATGTCTTTTAAAAAAATGTAATGTAGATCATGTTATTGTTGGACGAGCTTTATTAGAGAAAAATTTTACTTTTTCGGAGGCTCAACAATGCTGGCAAAAAGAATAA
- the hisF gene encoding imidazole glycerol phosphate synthase subunit HisF, translated as MLAKRIIACLDVNNGLVVKGIKFNNHVIIGNILELAKYYSQEGIDELVFYDISASPRKKLLDIQWIARIADVINIPFSVAGGISSVEDARLILSLGADKISINSPALHNPSLISRLADCFGVQCIVVGIDSWYDKNSKKYHVFQYTGQQSKSCSTLWQTVDWVQKVQQLGAGEIVLNTMNTDGMKNGYDIVQLQGIRDICSIPLIASGGAGNMYDFLNVFNYAHVDGALAASIFHDKTVSIIDLKNFLSDKGVIIRKC; from the coding sequence ATGCTGGCAAAAAGAATAATAGCATGTTTGGATGTTAATAATGGACTGGTAGTAAAGGGTATTAAATTTAATAATCATGTAATTATTGGTAATATACTTGAACTAGCAAAATATTATTCACAAGAAGGAATCGATGAATTAGTTTTTTACGATATATCAGCTTCTCCCAGGAAAAAATTGCTAGACATTCAGTGGATTGCTCGTATTGCAGATGTTATTAATATTCCTTTTTCAGTAGCAGGTGGAATTTCTTCTGTAGAGGATGCGAGATTGATTTTATCTTTAGGAGCAGACAAAATATCTATTAATTCTCCAGCTTTACATAATCCTTCATTAATTAGCCGGTTAGCAGATTGTTTCGGGGTACAGTGTATTGTGGTTGGAATTGATTCGTGGTACGATAAAAATAGTAAAAAATATCATGTTTTTCAATACACCGGTCAACAAAGTAAATCTTGTTCTACATTGTGGCAGACTGTTGATTGGGTTCAGAAAGTACAACAATTAGGTGCAGGTGAGATTGTTTTGAACACCATGAATACAGATGGTATGAAAAATGGATATGATATTGTACAGTTACAGGGAATTCGAGATATTTGCTCAATACCGCTAATAGCGTCTGGTGGAGCTGGTAATATGTATGACTTTTTAAATGTATTTAATTATGCACATGTTGATGGAGCTTTAGCTGCTTCTATATTTCACGATAAAACAGTTTCCATTATAGATTTAAAAAATTTTCTATCTGATAAAGGAGTGATAATCAGAAAATGTTAA
- the hisIE gene encoding bifunctional phosphoribosyl-AMP cyclohydrolase/phosphoribosyl-ATP diphosphatase HisIE yields MLTYDDIKNLNWKKSKNMIPAIAQHYISGEILMFGYMNQSACMHTFKNKLFTLYSRKKKRLWVKGETSKNFLYVKKLITDCDRDVILVQVKPAGNTCHLNRFSCFKSSQPIYSFLLKLENIIKLRKKNITYKSYVNNLFSSGKHRIAQKVGEESIEVIIAFLEKNSVDVVNESSDLLFHLLILLQYLDIDFQLIIKNLKCRSNK; encoded by the coding sequence ATGTTAACCTATGATGATATAAAAAACTTAAATTGGAAGAAGTCTAAAAATATGATACCTGCAATTGCTCAACATTATATTTCAGGAGAAATATTAATGTTTGGGTACATGAATCAATCTGCGTGTATGCATACTTTTAAAAATAAGTTATTTACTTTGTATTCTCGAAAAAAAAAACGTTTATGGGTTAAGGGAGAAACTTCTAAAAATTTTTTGTATGTAAAAAAATTAATAACCGATTGTGATCGTGATGTTATTTTAGTACAGGTTAAACCAGCAGGAAATACTTGTCATTTAAATAGATTCAGTTGCTTTAAATCTTCACAACCAATATATTCTTTTCTTTTAAAATTAGAAAATATTATTAAATTAAGAAAAAAAAATATTACTTATAAATCTTATGTGAATAATTTATTTTCTTCTGGTAAACATAGAATTGCCCAGAAAGTTGGTGAAGAATCAATTGAAGTAATTATAGCTTTTTTAGAAAAAAATTCTGTTGATGTTGTTAATGAATCATCTGATTTATTGTTTCATTTATTAATTTTGTTACAATATCTAGATATAGATTTTCAATTAATTATCAAAAATTTAAAGTGTAGGTCTAACAAATAA
- the gndA gene encoding NADP-dependent phosphogluconate dehydrogenase: MSNHDIGVIGMGVMGKNLAYNIASTGYTVSVFNRSNNIIMKSLLEKPIKKVFPYLSIKEFVNSVRKPRCILLMIQSGPPVDEIIKILLSYIQSDDIIIDGGNSFYVDTIRRFNFLKQKSIQFLGVGISGGEEGALYGPSIMPGGSREAYDLVAPIFENISAKYKKEACVQYIGPDGSGHYVKMVHNGIEYSDMQLIAETYSLLKNLIGMNNVDISNIFKKWNKGELCSYLIEITEKILCKKDIDGNFILDSILDSASSKGTGTWTAKSALELYAPCSVIAESVFSRYLSIMKVNRMIASTILFGPKISLDRSFNTEAFISDLGKALYLGKIISYAQGFFLMKIASQHHHWNLQFYNIAKIFRAGCIIRADLLNNIVTSYNENNDLIDLLFSPIFQEISNAYHVSLRNIISVAVQNGISIPVFSSALSYYDGYRTVNSSANLIQAQRDYFGSHTYQRIDQSGTFHTNWS; the protein is encoded by the coding sequence ATGTCTAATCATGATATTGGTGTTATTGGAATGGGGGTTATGGGAAAAAATTTAGCGTATAATATTGCTAGTACTGGATATACAGTGTCGGTATTTAATCGATCTAATAACATTATTATGAAATCTTTATTAGAAAAACCTATTAAAAAAGTGTTTCCGTATTTGTCTATAAAAGAATTTGTAAATTCTGTTCGTAAACCCCGATGCATCTTGCTAATGATTCAATCCGGACCTCCTGTAGACGAAATAATAAAAATTTTATTATCTTATATACAATCTGATGATATAATTATTGATGGTGGAAATTCATTTTATGTTGACACTATCAGAAGATTTAATTTTTTAAAACAAAAATCTATTCAATTTTTAGGTGTTGGAATATCAGGTGGTGAAGAAGGAGCTCTGTATGGTCCTTCGATTATGCCTGGAGGAAGTAGAGAAGCATATGATTTGGTAGCTCCAATTTTTGAAAATATTTCTGCTAAATATAAAAAAGAAGCATGTGTACAGTATATTGGTCCAGATGGATCTGGACATTACGTAAAAATGGTTCATAATGGTATTGAGTATAGTGACATGCAATTAATTGCAGAAACATATTCTTTGCTAAAAAATTTAATTGGTATGAATAATGTTGATATATCTAATATATTTAAGAAATGGAATAAGGGAGAATTATGTAGTTATTTGATAGAAATTACAGAAAAAATTTTGTGTAAAAAAGATATAGATGGAAATTTTATTTTAGATTCTATTTTAGATTCTGCTTCCAGTAAAGGTACAGGAACATGGACAGCTAAAAGTGCTTTAGAATTATATGCTCCTTGTTCTGTAATTGCAGAATCTGTTTTTTCTAGATATTTATCTATTATGAAAGTTAACAGGATGATTGCATCGACAATTTTGTTTGGACCTAAAATATCTTTAGATAGATCTTTTAACACAGAAGCATTTATTAGTGATCTTGGAAAAGCTTTGTATTTAGGAAAAATTATTTCATATGCACAAGGTTTCTTTTTAATGAAGATAGCTTCTCAGCATCATCATTGGAATTTACAATTTTATAATATTGCTAAAATTTTTCGTGCTGGATGTATTATTAGAGCAGATTTATTGAATAATATTGTAACATCATATAATGAAAATAATGATTTAATTGATTTATTATTTTCCCCTATCTTTCAGGAGATTAGCAATGCTTATCATGTATCTTTGCGCAATATCATTTCTGTAGCAGTACAGAATGGAATATCTATACCAGTTTTTTCCAGTGCGTTATCATATTACGATGGATATCGTACTGTAAATTCTTCTGCTAATTTAATACAGGCACAGAGAGATTATTTTGGATCTCATACATACCAAAGAATTGATCAATCTGGCACATTTCACACTAATTGGTCTTAG
- the metG gene encoding methionine--tRNA ligase: MKSSINKMLVTCAFPYANGDIHLGHLLEQIQADIWVRYFRMKNRSVIFICSDDTHGTAIMLQAKKLQISPDQLINDVQKKHKKDFLQFSIVHDNYSSTHSRTNKNFCIKIYNHLLKKNFIKEKKIIQLYDTHFQMFLSDRFIKGTCPQCKSKNQYGDNCDVCGSIYDATELLNATSELSHSPLKKKSSNHLFFKLSSFSSFLKKWINSDVLQVSVYNKINEWLSGNLNSWNISRDKPYFGFSIPNHTDKFFYVWMDAPIGYISCFKELCDMNQDINFYDYWSINSKHELYHFIGKDIIYFHALFWPAILEGCGYRKPTKIFAHGYLTFKGLKLSKSKGSMITASKWLSYFDSDSLRYYFSSKLSDTIQDIEMNLYDYARKINSDIVNSIINLASRNASFLEKYFYNILSNDIITSAVYKKFINSSLDIEKLFEHRKFSLVVQKIRYLSDLANKYITDKKPWILIKNILNKQKVHKICSLGINLFRILIIFLKPIMPILADNVEYFLNTSLMWKNIRKPLMNHEINKFSCLYKRIKMSSIDNFLSQI; the protein is encoded by the coding sequence ATGAAATCTTCTATTAATAAAATGTTAGTAACATGTGCTTTTCCATATGCTAATGGAGATATACATTTAGGACATTTATTAGAACAAATTCAAGCAGACATTTGGGTTCGATATTTTCGTATGAAAAATCGTTCAGTCATTTTTATTTGTTCAGATGATACACATGGTACAGCAATTATGTTACAAGCAAAAAAATTGCAGATTAGTCCTGATCAATTAATTAATGATGTACAAAAAAAACATAAAAAAGATTTTTTGCAGTTTTCTATAGTTCATGATAATTATTCATCTACCCATAGTAGAACTAATAAAAATTTTTGTATAAAAATATATAATCATTTATTAAAAAAAAATTTTATTAAAGAAAAGAAAATTATTCAATTATATGATACACATTTTCAGATGTTTTTATCGGATCGATTCATTAAAGGTACATGTCCACAATGTAAATCTAAAAATCAATATGGTGATAATTGTGATGTTTGTGGGTCTATTTATGATGCAACTGAATTATTAAATGCTACTTCCGAGTTATCGCATTCACCTTTGAAAAAAAAATCTTCTAATCATTTATTTTTTAAATTATCCTCTTTTTCAAGTTTTTTAAAAAAATGGATTAATTCTGATGTTTTGCAAGTATCTGTTTATAACAAAATTAATGAATGGTTGTCTGGTAATTTAAATTCTTGGAATATATCTAGAGATAAACCATATTTTGGTTTTTCAATTCCTAACCATACTGATAAGTTTTTTTATGTATGGATGGATGCTCCTATTGGATATATTAGTTGTTTTAAAGAATTATGTGATATGAATCAAGATATAAACTTTTATGATTATTGGTCAATAAATTCTAAACATGAACTGTACCATTTTATTGGTAAAGACATTATTTATTTTCATGCTTTGTTTTGGCCGGCCATATTGGAGGGATGTGGTTATAGAAAACCTACAAAAATATTTGCACATGGTTATTTGACATTTAAAGGATTAAAATTATCTAAGTCAAAAGGATCAATGATAACTGCCAGTAAGTGGTTATCCTATTTTGATTCTGATTCTTTGCGATATTATTTTTCCTCAAAATTATCTGATACGATTCAAGATATAGAAATGAATTTATATGATTATGCACGTAAAATCAACTCTGATATTGTAAATAGTATAATTAATTTAGCTTCGCGTAACGCTTCTTTTTTAGAAAAATATTTTTATAACATTTTATCTAACGATATAATTACATCAGCAGTATATAAAAAATTTATTAATTCTTCATTAGATATTGAGAAATTATTTGAACATAGAAAATTTTCTTTAGTAGTACAAAAGATTAGATATTTATCTGATTTAGCCAATAAATATATTACTGATAAAAAACCATGGATATTAATAAAAAACATACTTAATAAACAGAAAGTTCATAAAATTTGTTCTTTAGGGATTAATTTATTTAGAATATTGATTATTTTTTTAAAACCTATTATGCCTATTTTAGCTGATAATGTAGAATATTTTTTAAATACATCATTGATGTGGAAAAACATCCGCAAACCTCTTATGAACCATGAAATTAATAAATTTTCTTGTTTATATAAACGTATTAAAATGAGTAGTATTGATAATTTTTTGTCACAAATATAG
- the tilS gene encoding tRNA lysidine(34) synthetase TilS — protein MFIKKLFLKYPQQKHFLLALSGGVDSIVLLHQLLKYKKHFKYIKIRAIHINHNLYSHSLYSQKHCENICKKKKIHIIIDNIHIPKHNKYGIEGYSRIKRLEIFKKHILLKEILLIAHNLNDQCENLFLSFKRKSSINGLSGMKYSSVYNGIKIVRPLIFTPKKKIISWAKKKNLLWIEDQSNKLIQYDRNFLRKKILSKIYKKWPSFLKNCTTSMQILTKDQKSLNFFILYFLKKNIFSDGSLSLLNFKNLTKEAQYSILKQWFNQNSTNQSTYHVLHRIYKEIIHNKNYYNKKIIFYNSEIRRFKNTIYYIYPDKNIKNKILYWKKINKILKLPQNLGILIPFKKKKQKHKQDIYKIPYPPKNVLVSIRFHVKKNYISDKKNKKISIKKIWQKYKIPPWLRNTIPLLFYNDELIAAIGVFTIQHVSINSLKYIKIIWINHIF, from the coding sequence ATGTTTATAAAAAAATTATTCTTAAAATATCCCCAACAAAAACATTTTTTGTTAGCTTTGAGTGGAGGAGTTGATTCTATCGTATTATTACATCAACTATTAAAATATAAAAAACACTTTAAATACATAAAAATCCGCGCTATACATATAAATCATAATTTATACTCACACTCTTTATACTCACAAAAACATTGCGAAAATATTTGCAAAAAAAAAAAAATACACATAATTATAGATAACATCCATATACCAAAACATAACAAGTATGGAATTGAGGGTTATTCAAGAATAAAAAGACTTGAAATTTTCAAAAAACATATATTATTAAAAGAAATTTTATTAATAGCACATAATCTCAATGATCAATGTGAGAATCTTTTTTTATCTTTTAAAAGAAAAAGCAGTATAAATGGTTTATCAGGAATGAAATACAGTTCTGTGTATAATGGAATAAAAATAGTAAGACCTTTAATTTTTACACCAAAAAAAAAAATTATATCTTGGGCAAAAAAAAAAAATCTACTATGGATAGAAGATCAATCTAATAAACTTATACAATACGATAGAAATTTTTTAAGAAAAAAAATTCTATCAAAAATATATAAAAAATGGCCAAGTTTTCTAAAAAATTGTACTACAAGTATGCAAATACTTACCAAAGATCAAAAATCTTTAAATTTTTTTATTTTATATTTTTTAAAAAAAAACATTTTTTCTGATGGATCATTATCATTATTAAATTTTAAAAATCTTACAAAAGAAGCTCAATATTCTATTTTAAAACAGTGGTTTAATCAAAATAGTACTAACCAATCTACATATCATGTATTACATAGAATATATAAAGAAATTATTCATAATAAAAACTATTACAATAAAAAAATAATTTTTTATAATTCTGAAATAAGACGATTCAAAAATACAATTTATTACATTTATCCTGATAAAAATATTAAAAATAAAATACTTTATTGGAAAAAAATAAATAAAATTTTAAAATTACCACAAAATTTAGGAATCTTAATACCTTTTAAGAAAAAAAAACAAAAACACAAACAAGATATTTATAAAATTCCTTATCCTCCAAAAAATGTATTAGTTAGTATTCGTTTCCATGTCAAAAAAAACTACATAAGTGATAAAAAAAACAAAAAAATCAGCATAAAAAAAATCTGGCAAAAATATAAAATACCTCCTTGGTTAAGAAATACAATACCTTTATTGTTTTATAATGATGAATTAATTGCTGCTATTGGAGTATTTACAATTCAACATGTGTCTATTAACTCTTTAAAATATATAAAAATTATATGGATTAATCATATTTTTTAA
- a CDS encoding endonuclease III domain-containing protein, whose product MNKNKRLIILKKFEQYYLNPTIKLKYKTYFELLISIILSAKSSDAQVNKVTKKLFLYVHKPSDILDLGYDQLKVIIQSVGLFNKKALAIIKTCRILKNIYNEDIPMNKDKLLLLPGVGRKTANLFLNIVLKKNFIAVDTHVFRVSNRTNFVNGISSYHVENKLYQCVPIKFQSRLHSWFGSHGRYFCRSLSPKCSICIIKIWCEYPYKIIK is encoded by the coding sequence ATGAATAAAAATAAACGTTTAATTATTTTAAAAAAGTTTGAACAATATTATTTAAACCCAACAATTAAATTGAAGTACAAAACATATTTTGAATTATTAATTTCTATTATTTTATCTGCTAAATCATCTGATGCACAAGTTAATAAAGTTACTAAAAAATTATTTTTGTATGTGCATAAACCATCAGATATTCTAGATTTAGGTTATGATCAGTTAAAAGTAATTATTCAATCAGTGGGATTATTTAATAAAAAAGCTTTAGCAATTATTAAAACTTGTCGAATTTTAAAGAATATATATAATGAAGATATACCTATGAATAAAGACAAATTATTGCTACTACCTGGAGTAGGGAGAAAAACTGCAAATTTATTTTTAAATATTGTTTTAAAAAAAAATTTTATTGCTGTAGATACACATGTTTTTAGAGTATCTAATCGTACTAATTTTGTGAATGGTATATCGTCTTATCATGTAGAAAATAAATTGTATCAGTGTGTTCCTATTAAATTTCAATCTCGTCTTCATAGTTGGTTTGGATCACATGGACGATATTTTTGTCGATCCTTATCTCCAAAATGTTCAATATGTATTATTAAGATATGGTGTGAATATCCTTATAAAATTATCAAATAA